In Platichthys flesus chromosome 20, fPlaFle2.1, whole genome shotgun sequence, a single genomic region encodes these proteins:
- the si:ch1073-416j23.1 gene encoding rac GTPase-activating protein 1 isoform X1: MGESRVIVEELLALCLQRINMEENMEMVEVVRNFEAVKKRWMLAEVELKKYKELLVKSDVAKAALDVKLKHARNQLDVEMKKRFKMEADYQYLQRQMQLMCDILVHDSKSSSCLNDEQKSLLAAFEHRGGNVTQQRSSKRLSVIDESSFLSHSDISYDRTDDDVDLDSTVIKPLRSRVREKRRSSMGPGVGVTVVKRGRGSNVSSELLERKTLEKVSIFVTQEVETIVKASVTTPDTRGQIHMVVGITQESPERPAQSDSQECSVVGDQTSVWFPSEETEPESEDRSLVTSLHIYRAEKTQKHVFLSKTVIRPETCSPCGKRIRFGKMAVKCRNCRLVAHPECKQKFINGCSATAAGASAPMDSLESFAPVTHPRIPRLIQECVTEIERRGLQERGLYRVPGGGRVVKDLRDRFIQGKTSLMLSHIHDVHVVCGLLKDFLRKLNEPLVTFKLHRTFMEASELSDEDNSSAIFYQTIAELPKPNRDTLAFLMLHLHKVIKSPQCQMDQNNLARVFGPTIVGHGISEPSPTTIMRDTNTQPKVICRLLSLPEDYWRRVLAVHSDKISSLSSTNKTHGQEHGHGPLFQPLTSPELNSYYKSESRGSVRGRIRNALTNTGRVPAGRKFFTSPN; encoded by the exons ATGGGGGAGTCTCGGGTCATCGTGGAGGAGCTTCTTGCTCTTTGTCTCCAGAGGATCAACATGGAGGAAAACATGG AGATGGTTGAAGTGGTGAGGAACTTTGAAGCAGTGAAGAAGCGATGGATGTTGGCTGAGGTGGAGCTGAAGAAATACAAAGAGCTGCTGGTGAAGTCGGATGTGGCCAAAGCTGCTCTGGATGTGAAACTAAAGCACGCTCGTAATCAACTGGATGTGGAGATGAAGAAACGTTTCAAGATGGAGGCTGACTACCAGTACCTG CAGCGGCAGATGCAGCTCATGTGCGACATCCTGGTCCACGACAGTAAATCAAGTTCGTGTCTGAACGATGAGCAGAAATCTCTGTTAGCAGCGTTcgagcacagaggaggaaacgtgactcagcagcggagcagcaaAC GGTTGTCAGTGATTGACGAGTCGTCCTTCTtgtctcactctgacatcaGCTACGACCGGACTGATGATGACGTG GATTTGGACTCGACTGTGATAAAACCTCTGAGATCTCGAGTCAGAGAGAAAAGG CGCTCCTCGATGGGACCTGGTGTCGGCGTTACTGTTGTTAAGCGAGGAAGAGGCAGTAACGTGTCctcagagctgctggagagaaAAACTTTAGAGAAG GTGAGTATTTTTGTGACTCAGGAGGTCGAGACGATCGTGAAGGCGTCGGTGACGACTCCGGACACTCGAGGTCAGATTCACATGGTCGTAGGAATCACTCAGGAATCTCCTGAACGTCCAGCACAGAGCGACAGTCAGgaatgttcagtggttggag ATCAAACATCGGTGTGGTTTCCATCTGAAGAGACGGAGCCTGAATCTGAAGATCGTTCGTTAGTCACTTCACTTCACATCTACAGAGCTGAAAAAACccagaaacatgtttttctttctaaaacG GTGATCCGACCGGAGACCTGCTCGCCGTGTGGTAAGAGGATCCGCTTTGGGAAGATGGCTGTGAAGTGTAGAAACTGTCGCCTGGTCGCTCATCCAGAGTGCAAACAGAAATTCATTAATGGCTGCTCGGCCACCGCCGCAGGAGCTTCAGCTCCGATG GATTCATTGGAAAGTTTCGCTCCGGTGACTCATCCCAGAATCCCTCGGTTAATCCAagagtgtgtgacagagatTGAAAGGCGGGGCCTGCAGGAG CGGGGTCTGTACCGTGTCCCTGGCGGCGGCCGTGTGGTGAAGGATCTCAGAGATCGCTTCATTCAGGGGAAAACGTCGCTCATGCTCAGTCATATTCATGACGTCCATGTTGTTTGTGGACTTCTCAAAGACTTTCTGAGGAAACTAAACGAACCTCTGGTGACGTTCAAACTGCACCGCACCTTCATGGAGGCTTCAG AGCTGTCTGACGAAGACAACAGCTCAGCCATCTTTTATCAGACCATAGCAGAACTACCCAAACCCAACAGAGACACTCTGGCTTTCCTCATGCTTCACTTACACAA AGTGATAAAGAGCCCTCAGTGTCAGATGGATCAGAATAATTTGGCGAGAGTCTTTGGACCAACTATAGTTGGTCATGGGATATCTGAACCTTCGCCCACGACGATcatgagagacacaaacactcaaccGAAG GTTATTTGTCGACTCTTGTCTCTTCCTGAAGATTACTGGAGGCGTGTCCTGGCTGTTCATTCAGATAAAATTTCGTCCTTATCCTCCACCAATAAGACTCACGGTCAGGAACATGGACACG GTCCATTGTTTCAACCGTTGACGTCTCCAGAGTTGAACAGTTACTATAAAAGTGAAAGCAGAGGATCTGTGAGAGGAAGGATCAGAAACGCATTAACTAACAC TGGTCGGGTTCCAGCAGGAAGGAAGTTCTTCACTTCACCCAATTGA
- the si:ch1073-416j23.1 gene encoding rac GTPase-activating protein 1 isoform X2, which translates to MGESRVIVEELLALCLQRINMEENMEMVEVVRNFEAVKKRWMLAEVELKKYKELLVKSDVAKAALDVKLKHARNQLDVEMKKRFKMEADYQYLQRQMQLMCDILVHDSKSSSCLNDEQKSLLAAFEHRGGNVTQQRSSKRLSVIDESSFLSHSDISYDRTDDDVDLDSTVIKPLRSRVREKRRSSMGPGVGVTVVKRGRGSNVSSELLERKTLEKEVETIVKASVTTPDTRGQIHMVVGITQESPERPAQSDSQECSVVGDQTSVWFPSEETEPESEDRSLVTSLHIYRAEKTQKHVFLSKTVIRPETCSPCGKRIRFGKMAVKCRNCRLVAHPECKQKFINGCSATAAGASAPMDSLESFAPVTHPRIPRLIQECVTEIERRGLQERGLYRVPGGGRVVKDLRDRFIQGKTSLMLSHIHDVHVVCGLLKDFLRKLNEPLVTFKLHRTFMEASELSDEDNSSAIFYQTIAELPKPNRDTLAFLMLHLHKVIKSPQCQMDQNNLARVFGPTIVGHGISEPSPTTIMRDTNTQPKVICRLLSLPEDYWRRVLAVHSDKISSLSSTNKTHGQEHGHGPLFQPLTSPELNSYYKSESRGSVRGRIRNALTNTGRVPAGRKFFTSPN; encoded by the exons ATGGGGGAGTCTCGGGTCATCGTGGAGGAGCTTCTTGCTCTTTGTCTCCAGAGGATCAACATGGAGGAAAACATGG AGATGGTTGAAGTGGTGAGGAACTTTGAAGCAGTGAAGAAGCGATGGATGTTGGCTGAGGTGGAGCTGAAGAAATACAAAGAGCTGCTGGTGAAGTCGGATGTGGCCAAAGCTGCTCTGGATGTGAAACTAAAGCACGCTCGTAATCAACTGGATGTGGAGATGAAGAAACGTTTCAAGATGGAGGCTGACTACCAGTACCTG CAGCGGCAGATGCAGCTCATGTGCGACATCCTGGTCCACGACAGTAAATCAAGTTCGTGTCTGAACGATGAGCAGAAATCTCTGTTAGCAGCGTTcgagcacagaggaggaaacgtgactcagcagcggagcagcaaAC GGTTGTCAGTGATTGACGAGTCGTCCTTCTtgtctcactctgacatcaGCTACGACCGGACTGATGATGACGTG GATTTGGACTCGACTGTGATAAAACCTCTGAGATCTCGAGTCAGAGAGAAAAGG CGCTCCTCGATGGGACCTGGTGTCGGCGTTACTGTTGTTAAGCGAGGAAGAGGCAGTAACGTGTCctcagagctgctggagagaaAAACTTTAGAGAAG GAGGTCGAGACGATCGTGAAGGCGTCGGTGACGACTCCGGACACTCGAGGTCAGATTCACATGGTCGTAGGAATCACTCAGGAATCTCCTGAACGTCCAGCACAGAGCGACAGTCAGgaatgttcagtggttggag ATCAAACATCGGTGTGGTTTCCATCTGAAGAGACGGAGCCTGAATCTGAAGATCGTTCGTTAGTCACTTCACTTCACATCTACAGAGCTGAAAAAACccagaaacatgtttttctttctaaaacG GTGATCCGACCGGAGACCTGCTCGCCGTGTGGTAAGAGGATCCGCTTTGGGAAGATGGCTGTGAAGTGTAGAAACTGTCGCCTGGTCGCTCATCCAGAGTGCAAACAGAAATTCATTAATGGCTGCTCGGCCACCGCCGCAGGAGCTTCAGCTCCGATG GATTCATTGGAAAGTTTCGCTCCGGTGACTCATCCCAGAATCCCTCGGTTAATCCAagagtgtgtgacagagatTGAAAGGCGGGGCCTGCAGGAG CGGGGTCTGTACCGTGTCCCTGGCGGCGGCCGTGTGGTGAAGGATCTCAGAGATCGCTTCATTCAGGGGAAAACGTCGCTCATGCTCAGTCATATTCATGACGTCCATGTTGTTTGTGGACTTCTCAAAGACTTTCTGAGGAAACTAAACGAACCTCTGGTGACGTTCAAACTGCACCGCACCTTCATGGAGGCTTCAG AGCTGTCTGACGAAGACAACAGCTCAGCCATCTTTTATCAGACCATAGCAGAACTACCCAAACCCAACAGAGACACTCTGGCTTTCCTCATGCTTCACTTACACAA AGTGATAAAGAGCCCTCAGTGTCAGATGGATCAGAATAATTTGGCGAGAGTCTTTGGACCAACTATAGTTGGTCATGGGATATCTGAACCTTCGCCCACGACGATcatgagagacacaaacactcaaccGAAG GTTATTTGTCGACTCTTGTCTCTTCCTGAAGATTACTGGAGGCGTGTCCTGGCTGTTCATTCAGATAAAATTTCGTCCTTATCCTCCACCAATAAGACTCACGGTCAGGAACATGGACACG GTCCATTGTTTCAACCGTTGACGTCTCCAGAGTTGAACAGTTACTATAAAAGTGAAAGCAGAGGATCTGTGAGAGGAAGGATCAGAAACGCATTAACTAACAC TGGTCGGGTTCCAGCAGGAAGGAAGTTCTTCACTTCACCCAATTGA
- the si:ch1073-416j23.1 gene encoding rac GTPase-activating protein 1 isoform X3, translated as MVEVVRNFEAVKKRWMLAEVELKKYKELLVKSDVAKAALDVKLKHARNQLDVEMKKRFKMEADYQYLQRQMQLMCDILVHDSKSSSCLNDEQKSLLAAFEHRGGNVTQQRSSKRLSVIDESSFLSHSDISYDRTDDDVDLDSTVIKPLRSRVREKRRSSMGPGVGVTVVKRGRGSNVSSELLERKTLEKVSIFVTQEVETIVKASVTTPDTRGQIHMVVGITQESPERPAQSDSQECSVVGDQTSVWFPSEETEPESEDRSLVTSLHIYRAEKTQKHVFLSKTVIRPETCSPCGKRIRFGKMAVKCRNCRLVAHPECKQKFINGCSATAAGASAPMDSLESFAPVTHPRIPRLIQECVTEIERRGLQERGLYRVPGGGRVVKDLRDRFIQGKTSLMLSHIHDVHVVCGLLKDFLRKLNEPLVTFKLHRTFMEASELSDEDNSSAIFYQTIAELPKPNRDTLAFLMLHLHKVIKSPQCQMDQNNLARVFGPTIVGHGISEPSPTTIMRDTNTQPKVICRLLSLPEDYWRRVLAVHSDKISSLSSTNKTHGQEHGHGPLFQPLTSPELNSYYKSESRGSVRGRIRNALTNTGRVPAGRKFFTSPN; from the exons ATGGTTGAAGTGGTGAGGAACTTTGAAGCAGTGAAGAAGCGATGGATGTTGGCTGAGGTGGAGCTGAAGAAATACAAAGAGCTGCTGGTGAAGTCGGATGTGGCCAAAGCTGCTCTGGATGTGAAACTAAAGCACGCTCGTAATCAACTGGATGTGGAGATGAAGAAACGTTTCAAGATGGAGGCTGACTACCAGTACCTG CAGCGGCAGATGCAGCTCATGTGCGACATCCTGGTCCACGACAGTAAATCAAGTTCGTGTCTGAACGATGAGCAGAAATCTCTGTTAGCAGCGTTcgagcacagaggaggaaacgtgactcagcagcggagcagcaaAC GGTTGTCAGTGATTGACGAGTCGTCCTTCTtgtctcactctgacatcaGCTACGACCGGACTGATGATGACGTG GATTTGGACTCGACTGTGATAAAACCTCTGAGATCTCGAGTCAGAGAGAAAAGG CGCTCCTCGATGGGACCTGGTGTCGGCGTTACTGTTGTTAAGCGAGGAAGAGGCAGTAACGTGTCctcagagctgctggagagaaAAACTTTAGAGAAG GTGAGTATTTTTGTGACTCAGGAGGTCGAGACGATCGTGAAGGCGTCGGTGACGACTCCGGACACTCGAGGTCAGATTCACATGGTCGTAGGAATCACTCAGGAATCTCCTGAACGTCCAGCACAGAGCGACAGTCAGgaatgttcagtggttggag ATCAAACATCGGTGTGGTTTCCATCTGAAGAGACGGAGCCTGAATCTGAAGATCGTTCGTTAGTCACTTCACTTCACATCTACAGAGCTGAAAAAACccagaaacatgtttttctttctaaaacG GTGATCCGACCGGAGACCTGCTCGCCGTGTGGTAAGAGGATCCGCTTTGGGAAGATGGCTGTGAAGTGTAGAAACTGTCGCCTGGTCGCTCATCCAGAGTGCAAACAGAAATTCATTAATGGCTGCTCGGCCACCGCCGCAGGAGCTTCAGCTCCGATG GATTCATTGGAAAGTTTCGCTCCGGTGACTCATCCCAGAATCCCTCGGTTAATCCAagagtgtgtgacagagatTGAAAGGCGGGGCCTGCAGGAG CGGGGTCTGTACCGTGTCCCTGGCGGCGGCCGTGTGGTGAAGGATCTCAGAGATCGCTTCATTCAGGGGAAAACGTCGCTCATGCTCAGTCATATTCATGACGTCCATGTTGTTTGTGGACTTCTCAAAGACTTTCTGAGGAAACTAAACGAACCTCTGGTGACGTTCAAACTGCACCGCACCTTCATGGAGGCTTCAG AGCTGTCTGACGAAGACAACAGCTCAGCCATCTTTTATCAGACCATAGCAGAACTACCCAAACCCAACAGAGACACTCTGGCTTTCCTCATGCTTCACTTACACAA AGTGATAAAGAGCCCTCAGTGTCAGATGGATCAGAATAATTTGGCGAGAGTCTTTGGACCAACTATAGTTGGTCATGGGATATCTGAACCTTCGCCCACGACGATcatgagagacacaaacactcaaccGAAG GTTATTTGTCGACTCTTGTCTCTTCCTGAAGATTACTGGAGGCGTGTCCTGGCTGTTCATTCAGATAAAATTTCGTCCTTATCCTCCACCAATAAGACTCACGGTCAGGAACATGGACACG GTCCATTGTTTCAACCGTTGACGTCTCCAGAGTTGAACAGTTACTATAAAAGTGAAAGCAGAGGATCTGTGAGAGGAAGGATCAGAAACGCATTAACTAACAC TGGTCGGGTTCCAGCAGGAAGGAAGTTCTTCACTTCACCCAATTGA